The following coding sequences are from one Acaryochloris thomasi RCC1774 window:
- a CDS encoding glycosyltransferase family 39 protein, whose amino-acid sequence MPQNFVWLVLIVLLGAILRFWNLDLKPLWLDETITALFSLGHTYSEVPLGQVQPLADLFRLFQWQPASCIAISAAIRAQSTHPPLFFCWLHQWLGWVDRFDMSLAWKLRSLPAFLGILAIPAVYRLNRVAFSPSAGLAAATLMAVSPFAVYLSQEARHYTLPMLLIILSLVGLVLMLQDLCERQAINLGVWMGWSLLNGLGLYTHYFFALAATAQVLTLLSLSWMYRARLPRRVWGVIGLAIATILLIDAPLLPQFFEHLQRPATDWLNLTTAGLNRWTPLLRFTASLVIMTVIFPVEQQPLGITIVSGLAILSLTAGLGWRVFRGLQRLWRSAATHFSLLLLAHLLGWLLLEYFIVVYGLGKDLTLAFRYNFMLYPLVCALIGAGLTAPSDLEWKRSQPANFQARAQGIRRDLPLVTLVGLLSSACVVSGLAFLKPFQPQQIVQRLQTSTPILVTQTYENWQSVAFGLSIAVNSPATQQSTWLFQSSPIMIDIEEQAQAPLIWLFSDLTDQKPLPSALKISSSPTKLTTNCPAVGEQHQAMNVRYQSYRCIPQKPTR is encoded by the coding sequence TTGCCTCAGAACTTTGTATGGCTAGTGCTTATCGTTCTTCTCGGTGCGATTCTCCGGTTCTGGAATTTGGACCTCAAGCCACTGTGGCTTGATGAAACCATTACAGCTCTGTTTAGCCTCGGCCATACCTACAGCGAAGTTCCCCTAGGGCAGGTCCAGCCTTTAGCAGATCTCTTTAGGCTATTCCAGTGGCAGCCTGCTTCTTGTATTGCGATCTCTGCGGCGATTCGAGCGCAGTCCACCCATCCACCTCTCTTTTTTTGCTGGCTGCATCAGTGGCTCGGCTGGGTTGATCGCTTTGATATGAGCTTGGCTTGGAAGTTGCGATCTCTTCCTGCTTTCCTCGGCATCCTTGCTATCCCTGCTGTCTATCGCCTCAACCGTGTGGCTTTCTCTCCCTCTGCGGGTCTGGCTGCCGCTACGCTGATGGCTGTGTCGCCCTTTGCCGTTTATCTTTCTCAAGAGGCCCGCCACTATACATTGCCGATGCTGCTGATCATCCTGTCGCTGGTGGGATTGGTGCTGATGCTGCAGGATCTGTGTGAGCGTCAGGCTATCAACCTGGGCGTTTGGATGGGCTGGAGCCTCTTGAATGGGCTGGGTCTGTACACCCATTATTTTTTTGCCCTGGCCGCGACGGCTCAGGTCCTGACGCTGTTAAGTCTGAGCTGGATGTATCGCGCTAGACTGCCCCGGCGAGTTTGGGGTGTGATTGGACTTGCGATCGCAACCATCTTGCTTATCGATGCTCCTCTCTTGCCTCAATTCTTCGAGCATCTACAGCGTCCCGCCACCGACTGGCTCAACCTAACAACCGCAGGATTGAATCGATGGACTCCGCTTCTGCGCTTCACTGCGAGTCTGGTCATTATGACCGTTATTTTTCCCGTTGAGCAACAGCCTTTGGGCATCACCATTGTCAGCGGTTTGGCGATCCTCTCCTTAACGGCAGGGTTAGGCTGGCGTGTTTTTCGCGGCCTTCAGCGACTCTGGCGAAGTGCGGCTACCCATTTTTCACTCCTTCTTCTAGCTCATCTCTTGGGTTGGCTCCTGCTTGAATATTTTATTGTCGTCTACGGCCTTGGCAAAGATCTGACCCTAGCCTTCCGCTACAACTTCATGCTTTATCCCCTTGTGTGTGCCTTGATCGGTGCTGGCTTGACGGCTCCATCCGACCTGGAATGGAAGCGTAGTCAACCTGCTAATTTTCAAGCTCGTGCTCAAGGGATACGGCGCGACCTACCCTTGGTTACGCTGGTGGGGTTACTGAGTTCTGCTTGTGTCGTCTCTGGACTCGCGTTTTTAAAGCCATTTCAGCCTCAACAGATTGTGCAGCGGCTGCAGACAAGCACCCCAATCTTAGTGACCCAAACCTATGAAAACTGGCAGTCTGTAGCTTTTGGGCTCAGCATAGCCGTGAATAGTCCTGCAACACAGCAGAGCACCTGGCTTTTCCAGTCGTCACCCATCATGATCGACATTGAAGAACAGGCTCAAGCGCCTCTGATCTGGTTGTTTAGCGATCTTACAGACCAGAAGCCTCTTCCTTCGGCTCTAAAAATCAGTTCTTCCCCGACAAAACTCACTACAAACTGTCCTGCTGTGGGGGAGCAGCATCAGGCGATGAACGTTAGGTATCAGTCCTATCGCTGCATTCCCCAAAAACCTACGAGATAG
- a CDS encoding pentapeptide repeat-containing protein produces the protein MSRIFTGLLSAVLALLLLLPSPAFAASSAATRANDDLKVSGNDFSGRNLQEAEFAEARLSGANFSKTKLEGVVFNASNLSKANFEEANLSYGFAYLTSFIEADFRNAILLESTFLQCSLRDADITGADFSGSIIDKEQVIALCEVADGVNPVTGVSTRESLECR, from the coding sequence ATGTCACGGATTTTTACTGGCTTGCTCAGCGCTGTCTTAGCACTACTGCTGCTACTCCCCTCACCGGCCTTTGCTGCTAGCTCTGCCGCCACCCGCGCCAATGATGACCTCAAGGTCTCTGGTAATGATTTCTCTGGTCGAAACCTACAGGAAGCCGAATTTGCCGAGGCCCGACTCTCAGGAGCCAACTTCAGCAAGACCAAGCTCGAAGGAGTGGTCTTCAATGCTTCTAACCTATCTAAGGCTAACTTTGAAGAAGCTAATTTATCCTACGGGTTTGCCTATCTCACAAGCTTTATTGAGGCCGATTTTCGGAACGCGATTCTCCTAGAGTCGACGTTTCTGCAGTGCAGCTTACGGGATGCTGATATCACCGGTGCGGACTTCAGTGGCTCCATCATTGATAAAGAGCAGGTCATCGCCCTCTGCGAAGTGGCAGACGGCGTTAATCCGGTCACGGGGGTGTCTACCCGCGAATCTTTAGAGTGCCGATAA
- a CDS encoding GNAT family N-acetyltransferase, translated as MTNTLLIRDVQASDLPEIACLFYETVHHVNAQDYSAEQLKAWAPRVYESSYWEERFRDIQQVYVAENQGQVVGFAELESTGHIGCFYVHHQRQRCGVGAQLMVQIETDAKSQNLLRLFSEVSLTARLFFERQGFKIERQQERLYRGVRFKQFLMAKRLADSENLSGLETDLRRRLTEVLTGDGLDRCAALQWVSETDHPWSVCVWNFQTSKLLTVDQLLSLTEHALDVSVREVDFLTFFESATRHQDWHGEEEVAIATQYRHLVQFLQAELLNLQVFKVGEQALDIYVVGHTRDQQLVGITTKAIET; from the coding sequence GTGACCAACACATTGTTGATTCGAGACGTTCAAGCTTCTGATCTGCCGGAGATTGCCTGTCTCTTTTATGAGACTGTGCATCACGTCAATGCTCAAGACTACAGTGCTGAGCAGCTAAAGGCCTGGGCACCGAGGGTCTATGAGTCGTCTTACTGGGAAGAACGATTTAGAGATATTCAGCAGGTCTATGTTGCCGAAAACCAAGGCCAAGTTGTGGGGTTCGCCGAGCTTGAAAGCACGGGGCATATTGGCTGTTTCTATGTCCATCATCAAAGGCAGCGGTGTGGTGTGGGTGCTCAGTTGATGGTGCAGATTGAGACGGATGCGAAGTCTCAGAACCTTTTGCGTCTGTTCTCAGAGGTCAGCCTTACGGCGCGTCTCTTTTTCGAGCGTCAGGGATTTAAGATTGAACGCCAACAGGAACGTCTGTACCGTGGCGTACGGTTTAAGCAATTTTTGATGGCTAAGCGACTTGCCGACTCAGAGAATTTGAGTGGACTGGAGACTGACTTACGGAGGCGGCTTACGGAGGTTTTGACTGGAGATGGGTTAGACCGTTGTGCCGCACTTCAGTGGGTAAGCGAAACTGATCACCCTTGGTCTGTGTGCGTATGGAACTTCCAAACGTCTAAACTGCTGACGGTGGATCAGCTCTTATCCCTGACGGAACATGCATTGGATGTGTCGGTGAGGGAAGTTGATTTTTTAACGTTTTTTGAGTCGGCGACCCGCCATCAAGACTGGCACGGAGAAGAAGAAGTTGCGATCGCAACTCAATACCGTCACCTCGTCCAGTTCTTACAGGCTGAATTGCTCAATCTCCAGGTTTTCAAAGTGGGCGAGCAAGCGCTAGATATTTATGTTGTGGGCCACACCCGCGACCAGCAACTCGTCGGCATCACCACCAAAGCCATCGAAACTTGA
- a CDS encoding phosphate/phosphite/phosphonate ABC transporter substrate-binding protein, whose product MPSRRLFLSCSLILMAFLAGCGPTTDSGTKRRLTIGVVSYGEGQRSLEQFEGLKNHLGTSLKSLIELEPALNERQAIQQIERNSWDLVFAPPGLAALAISQEQYLPLLSRTGGTKERSIVVVPDNSPAQSLEDLASKPLALGQEGSATGYYLPLYNLYGLTMSEVSLAATPKGVLQLLDSGSAFAGALSVAELEKYRSEFSGTKFRVLFRDSHAVPAGSVLVGPTVDRNLQEEIRTALESAGAPVAAAAGYAANSEPPDYSYLIKVVKRVRPIAERIKEKPAPLYESE is encoded by the coding sequence ATGCCGTCCCGCCGTCTTTTCTTGTCTTGCTCGTTGATTTTGATGGCGTTTTTGGCCGGTTGCGGTCCGACGACGGATTCAGGAACGAAGAGGCGGCTCACTATCGGCGTTGTTAGCTACGGAGAAGGGCAGCGTTCCCTAGAGCAGTTCGAGGGGCTCAAGAATCATCTTGGAACCAGTCTCAAAAGTTTGATTGAGCTAGAGCCAGCGTTGAACGAACGGCAGGCGATTCAGCAAATTGAGCGCAATAGCTGGGATTTAGTCTTTGCACCACCGGGCTTGGCTGCCCTTGCCATTTCTCAGGAACAGTACCTCCCTCTGCTATCAAGAACGGGAGGGACGAAAGAAAGATCGATTGTTGTGGTTCCCGATAACAGCCCAGCCCAATCGCTGGAAGATTTAGCAAGCAAGCCATTAGCGTTAGGGCAAGAGGGCTCTGCCACAGGGTATTATTTGCCACTGTACAATCTCTACGGTCTGACAATGTCAGAGGTAAGCTTGGCTGCAACGCCCAAGGGTGTTCTACAGCTTTTAGACAGCGGCAGCGCTTTTGCTGGGGCTCTGTCAGTGGCCGAGCTAGAAAAATATCGCTCTGAGTTTAGCGGTACAAAATTCCGTGTATTGTTTCGAGATTCCCATGCTGTGCCAGCCGGTTCTGTCTTGGTCGGTCCAACGGTGGATCGTAATTTGCAAGAAGAGATTCGCACGGCTCTAGAGTCAGCCGGAGCGCCAGTGGCCGCAGCAGCAGGCTATGCTGCCAATTCAGAGCCACCCGACTACAGCTATTTAATTAAGGTGGTTAAGCGAGTACGGCCGATTGCGGAGCGCATTAAAGAGAAGCCAGCACCTCTCTACGAGAGTGAATAA
- a CDS encoding Tll0287-like domain-containing protein — MLKNLKLGMKLNLILLITFLVIVTVNGFILSTVLQSNAEQEVTRKALVLIETMDSVRDYTRLQVNPELADRLEQEDQFLPQTVPGYSAREVFEYLRQRDAYTDFFYKEATLNPTNLRDKADKFETAIVEDFRKNPDLKTKSGFRSLQSGNLYYVARPIEIKKESCLRCHSTPEAAPKSQLATYGRENGFGWQLNEIVGAQTISVPAGRVLADARKLQVLVIGILTIGFLIAVIALNLFLKFAVVSPIKEMAVWSREVSTGNLNTDYEHQANDEIGVLASSVNRLKVSMEMAMNMLKKNPPA, encoded by the coding sequence ATGCTGAAAAACCTAAAGTTAGGGATGAAGCTCAATCTCATCCTGCTCATTACCTTTTTAGTGATTGTGACAGTCAATGGTTTTATTTTATCCACCGTCCTGCAAAGCAATGCGGAACAAGAGGTCACTCGCAAAGCACTGGTGCTGATCGAAACGATGGACTCAGTTCGGGACTATACCCGCCTACAGGTGAATCCAGAACTAGCAGATCGTTTGGAGCAAGAAGATCAGTTTTTACCCCAGACCGTACCGGGGTACTCGGCTCGGGAAGTATTTGAATATCTGCGCCAGCGTGATGCCTACACAGATTTCTTCTATAAAGAAGCGACCCTCAATCCCACTAACCTCCGTGATAAAGCTGACAAATTCGAGACAGCGATTGTCGAAGACTTTCGCAAAAATCCCGATCTTAAAACGAAGTCAGGGTTTCGCTCCCTACAGAGCGGGAACCTATACTACGTGGCTCGACCGATAGAAATTAAGAAAGAAAGCTGCCTGCGCTGTCACAGCACACCTGAGGCGGCTCCCAAGAGTCAACTGGCAACCTACGGTCGGGAGAATGGCTTTGGCTGGCAGCTCAATGAAATTGTGGGTGCCCAGACGATTTCAGTACCTGCAGGGAGAGTGTTAGCGGACGCCCGCAAGCTACAGGTACTCGTCATTGGAATTCTTACCATCGGCTTCTTAATCGCGGTGATTGCCCTCAACCTGTTTTTAAAGTTTGCGGTGGTGTCTCCCATCAAAGAAATGGCCGTTTGGTCACGGGAGGTCAGTACAGGCAACCTCAACACGGACTACGAGCATCAGGCCAACGATGAGATTGGCGTCTTAGCCTCTTCTGTCAATCGCCTGAAGGTGAGTATGGAAATGGCAATGAACATGCTCAAAAAGAATCCGCCTGCATGA
- a CDS encoding flavodoxin family protein: MSEQLTKITDHQCQNAPAQYNDLKALFLNCTLNRTPVLSHTRGVIDIAKTIFEANGVQTKVIRPVDYEIPAGLGLDMSQTDEWDRDDWPQIQAEVDATDILVLCTSVWLGEKSSVCNRVLERMYGYTHLLNAKGQYRDYGKVGATLITGNEDGVKHCAMNILFSLSHIGYTIPPQVDAGWLGEVGPGPSYLDPGSGGPENDFTNRNTTFLAWNCLHMARLLKDSGGIPAHGNLPDAWDAGCKTDFKNPEHKR, encoded by the coding sequence ATGTCTGAACAACTGACAAAAATTACCGATCACCAGTGCCAAAACGCTCCAGCTCAATACAACGATCTCAAAGCCCTGTTCCTCAATTGCACCCTCAATCGCACACCGGTTTTATCCCATACCCGTGGCGTCATTGACATTGCCAAAACTATATTTGAAGCCAATGGCGTTCAAACAAAAGTTATCCGGCCCGTGGACTACGAAATTCCAGCAGGCTTGGGTTTAGATATGTCTCAAACAGATGAATGGGACAGAGATGACTGGCCCCAGATTCAAGCAGAAGTTGATGCCACCGATATTTTGGTTTTATGTACTTCAGTTTGGTTAGGCGAGAAAAGCTCTGTGTGTAACCGAGTACTGGAGCGAATGTACGGGTATACGCATCTGCTCAACGCTAAAGGCCAGTACCGCGATTACGGCAAGGTTGGAGCCACCTTGATTACCGGAAATGAAGATGGAGTGAAACACTGTGCCATGAACATTCTGTTTTCCCTCTCTCACATTGGCTATACAATTCCGCCCCAAGTGGATGCTGGATGGTTGGGAGAGGTGGGTCCAGGGCCATCCTATTTAGATCCAGGGTCGGGTGGTCCAGAGAATGATTTCACCAATCGAAACACTACTTTCTTGGCTTGGAACTGTCTGCACATGGCTCGTCTATTAAAAGACAGCGGCGGCATTCCGGCCCACGGAAACTTGCCAGATGCCTGGGATGCAGGTTGTAAAACGGACTTCAAAAACCCTGAGCATAAACGATAG
- a CDS encoding NAD-dependent malic enzyme: protein MVNLTPNPSFSVSIRIKLPNRAGMLATVFQAIGDAGGSLGHIELLDRTHTTQIRELMVDASSTEHAEKIVCAVKALEDVQFLEVSDRTFDLHRGGKIEIASKQPLHSQDDLAMAYTPGVGRVCMAIAEDPDQVYGLTIKSKTVAVVTDGSAVLGLGNIGPEAALPVMEGKAMLFQEFGQLNAFPVCLATQDVDEIVAAVKQIAPVFGGVNLEDISAPRCFEVEERLRRELTIPVFHDDQHGTAIVVLAALINALKLVHKPITQVKVVINGAGAAGIAIAQLLQKAGASNICLCDRKGIVSRDRTDLNSRKQTLACEASGTLADAMQDADIFLGVSAPGVVTPEMVQTMAKDPIVFAMANPIPEIQPELIQGDVAVVATGRSDYPNQINNVLAFPGVFRGALNCRAEAITTTMHLQAAFAIATLVGSDQLCREHIIPSVFDPRVATAVASAVEQAARQEGISHC from the coding sequence ATGGTTAATTTGACGCCCAACCCCAGCTTTAGTGTGTCTATTCGCATTAAGCTTCCCAACCGAGCCGGGATGCTAGCGACGGTCTTTCAAGCGATTGGCGATGCTGGCGGGAGTCTCGGCCACATTGAGTTATTAGATCGGACACATACGACCCAAATTCGAGAGCTGATGGTGGATGCTAGCAGCACTGAGCATGCTGAGAAAATTGTCTGTGCGGTCAAGGCTCTGGAAGACGTGCAGTTTCTTGAGGTCTCAGACCGAACGTTTGATCTCCATCGAGGGGGGAAAATTGAGATCGCATCTAAGCAGCCCCTGCACAGCCAAGACGATCTGGCGATGGCCTATACGCCAGGGGTGGGGCGCGTGTGCATGGCGATCGCAGAAGATCCCGATCAAGTTTATGGCTTAACCATCAAAAGTAAAACCGTAGCGGTGGTCACCGACGGTAGCGCGGTTCTCGGACTCGGCAACATTGGTCCTGAGGCGGCGCTGCCGGTCATGGAAGGGAAAGCCATGCTGTTCCAGGAATTTGGACAGCTCAATGCCTTTCCCGTTTGCTTGGCGACGCAAGATGTCGATGAAATTGTAGCTGCGGTGAAGCAGATTGCACCGGTCTTCGGCGGCGTCAATCTAGAAGATATTAGTGCCCCGCGCTGCTTTGAGGTTGAGGAGCGCCTGCGCCGTGAGCTAACGATTCCAGTGTTCCACGACGATCAGCACGGGACCGCCATTGTGGTGCTGGCGGCTCTGATCAATGCGCTGAAGCTGGTCCACAAGCCGATAACGCAGGTCAAGGTTGTCATTAATGGGGCCGGTGCAGCCGGGATTGCGATTGCTCAGCTCTTGCAAAAGGCGGGAGCGAGTAACATTTGCCTTTGCGATCGCAAAGGAATCGTGAGCCGAGACCGCACCGATCTCAATTCTCGTAAGCAAACCCTAGCCTGCGAAGCATCTGGAACGCTGGCGGACGCAATGCAAGATGCAGACATATTTCTGGGCGTCAGCGCTCCCGGCGTCGTCACGCCAGAAATGGTGCAGACAATGGCCAAGGATCCAATTGTGTTTGCAATGGCGAATCCGATTCCTGAGATTCAGCCCGAGTTGATTCAAGGTGATGTGGCGGTGGTGGCAACAGGACGCAGTGACTATCCGAACCAGATTAATAATGTGCTGGCGTTTCCGGGCGTGTTTAGGGGTGCACTGAACTGTCGGGCCGAGGCGATCACCACGACGATGCATCTGCAGGCGGCATTTGCGATCGCAACCCTAGTGGGCAGCGATCAGCTTTGCCGGGAGCATATTATCCCTTCCGTTTTCGACCCTCGGGTCGCAACAGCCGTCGCCTCAGCCGTAGAACAAGCCGCCCGCCAAGAAGGCATTAGCCACTGCTGA
- a CDS encoding glycoside hydrolase family 13 protein — MGNQQSQDQTQAWWQSGVIYQIYPLTFSDGNGNGTGDISGIIRRLDYLNDGNLDSQTSLGIDAIWLSPVNDSPMIDNGYDISDYRNICPIFGTLAEFETLIAEAHQRGIRIIMDMVLNHSSNQHPWFIESSKSKDNDKSDWYIWQDPGYKDGLPNNWLSYFGGTGWTYCEAREQYYFHIFNKNQPDLNWRNPEVKAAIFDVLRYWLDKGIDGFRLDASSVYSKDQYFRDNPVKFGATDKNAYHNQHHLYDKDLPENHQIIREIRSLIDEYDDRVLIGETFIDSRLYDSTSFYGINNDELHLPFAFEFPFSPWYPGYLQREIQKKERITPEGAWPTYFLDNHDIPRHLSRWIECALCTNPQAIAKAAATLLLTMRGTPVLYYGQELGMVDFEDIPPEKLQDKAVTNSPSGEAPPNRDGARTPMQWDDSANAGFSFGKDVEPWLPVHPNYQEVNVEAAIADPDSVWHFYRSLIQSQKQSEALRQGRWRTLIHYPYEHMAYIRETDQERVLVMINFAYEQPFELDIPVERENWRVLVSNKTEAGKLIDLPETLQAFEINVLRKE; from the coding sequence ATGGGGAATCAACAAAGCCAAGATCAAACGCAAGCTTGGTGGCAAAGTGGTGTCATTTATCAGATTTATCCCCTCACCTTTTCTGACGGCAATGGCAATGGAACCGGCGATATTAGTGGCATCATTCGGCGATTGGACTATCTCAATGACGGCAATCTAGATAGCCAGACCTCTCTGGGAATAGACGCCATCTGGCTCTCGCCCGTCAATGACTCGCCGATGATCGACAACGGCTACGATATTTCCGACTATCGCAACATCTGCCCCATCTTTGGTACACTCGCTGAATTTGAGACCCTGATTGCTGAAGCCCATCAGCGCGGCATCCGTATCATCATGGATATGGTGCTCAACCACTCCTCAAACCAACATCCTTGGTTTATCGAATCGAGCAAGAGCAAAGACAACGATAAAAGTGACTGGTATATCTGGCAAGATCCAGGCTACAAAGATGGCCTCCCCAATAACTGGCTATCCTACTTTGGCGGCACCGGCTGGACCTACTGTGAAGCCCGTGAACAATATTACTTCCACATCTTCAATAAAAATCAGCCAGACCTCAACTGGCGCAACCCTGAGGTTAAAGCGGCTATTTTTGACGTCCTGCGCTACTGGCTCGATAAGGGCATTGATGGATTTCGATTAGATGCCTCCAGCGTCTATAGCAAAGATCAGTACTTCCGCGATAACCCCGTCAAGTTCGGAGCCACCGACAAGAATGCGTATCACAATCAGCATCACCTTTATGACAAAGATCTGCCAGAGAACCATCAAATCATCCGAGAGATTCGCAGTCTGATCGATGAATATGACGATCGCGTCCTCATTGGCGAAACCTTTATTGATAGCCGCCTCTATGATTCGACCTCATTCTACGGCATCAATAACGACGAACTGCATTTACCCTTCGCCTTTGAATTTCCGTTCAGCCCCTGGTATCCCGGCTATCTGCAGCGCGAAATTCAGAAGAAAGAGCGAATCACACCAGAGGGCGCTTGGCCCACCTATTTCTTAGACAACCACGATATCCCCCGGCATTTGTCGCGCTGGATTGAATGTGCACTCTGCACCAATCCCCAAGCAATTGCCAAGGCAGCTGCAACGCTGCTATTAACCATGCGCGGGACTCCAGTGCTGTACTACGGCCAAGAGTTAGGCATGGTGGATTTTGAAGATATTCCGCCCGAGAAGCTACAGGATAAGGCCGTTACCAACAGTCCTTCAGGAGAAGCTCCCCCTAACCGCGACGGTGCTCGCACGCCGATGCAGTGGGATGATTCAGCCAATGCTGGATTTAGCTTTGGCAAAGACGTTGAACCGTGGCTACCGGTTCATCCCAACTATCAAGAAGTAAACGTGGAAGCGGCTATTGCTGACCCCGACTCGGTCTGGCACTTTTACCGCAGCTTGATTCAGAGCCAGAAACAGAGTGAAGCCCTGCGTCAGGGGAGATGGAGAACTCTCATTCACTATCCCTATGAGCATATGGCCTACATCCGAGAGACCGATCAGGAGAGGGTTCTGGTGATGATCAACTTTGCCTACGAACAACCATTTGAGCTGGATATACCCGTCGAACGAGAGAATTGGCGTGTCCTTGTCTCCAACAAAACAGAAGCTGGCAAACTTATTGACCTACCTGAAACCCTACAGGCATTCGAGATCAACGTTCTTAGGAAAGAGTAA
- a CDS encoding ABC transporter permease translates to MRRYFEVLRLFWATAIAAEMEYRINFVLAAFSSFGSLLGSLFGLSLFYPQGADNSVETFQGWSWPEALLVLGLFTLLQGISATFLVPNLNRIVRHVQEGTLDFILLKPISSQFWLSTYSISPWGLPDITFGLLLIGYAGTRLSLGLPQYLGSIIPVALGVIILYSLWFMLGATSIWFVKIYNVTEVLRGLVEAGRYPIAAYPTAYRIFFTFIVPVTFLTTVPAEVMLQRTSGVWLFGSFGLASLLFLIANRFWRFALRSYTSASS, encoded by the coding sequence ATGCGACGATACTTTGAGGTTTTAAGACTCTTTTGGGCCACCGCAATCGCCGCCGAAATGGAATACCGCATCAACTTCGTCCTTGCCGCCTTCAGCAGCTTTGGCAGCCTCTTAGGAAGTCTATTTGGTCTTTCTCTCTTTTATCCTCAAGGTGCTGACAATAGTGTTGAAACCTTTCAGGGATGGTCATGGCCGGAGGCACTTTTGGTTCTGGGTCTCTTCACCCTTCTGCAGGGTATCTCTGCCACCTTTTTAGTCCCTAATCTCAACCGGATTGTACGCCATGTCCAGGAAGGAACGCTAGACTTTATTTTGCTCAAGCCGATCAGTAGTCAATTCTGGCTCTCAACCTATTCGATTTCACCTTGGGGCCTGCCTGACATTACCTTTGGATTACTTCTGATCGGCTATGCTGGCACTCGCCTAAGCCTGGGCCTCCCGCAATATCTGGGCAGCATTATTCCTGTCGCCTTGGGCGTGATCATTCTCTACAGCCTTTGGTTCATGCTAGGGGCCACAAGCATTTGGTTTGTGAAAATCTACAACGTCACAGAGGTGCTGCGTGGCTTAGTCGAAGCCGGACGCTATCCGATTGCGGCCTATCCCACGGCCTATCGTATCTTTTTCACATTTATTGTCCCGGTTACCTTTCTCACCACTGTTCCTGCCGAAGTGATGCTGCAGCGGACCAGTGGGGTTTGGTTGTTCGGTTCCTTCGGACTTGCCAGCCTATTATTTTTAATCGCCAACCGTTTCTGGAGATTTGCGCTCCGTTCCTACACCAGTGCCTCTAGCTAG
- the yaaA gene encoding peroxide stress protein YaaA, producing the protein MLMVISPSKTLEFEGQRHSIHTVPVKLEQSQQLIHQLRPFSPEELMQLMGISNKLADLNYERYQTFQTPFTPENARQALFVFKGDVYKGIEIESYGADDLDFAQNHLRILSGLYGILKPLDLIQPYRLEMGTKLANPLGKNLYEFWGTQIAEVLNADLAQNPTLVNLASNEYYKAIKLDQLQANPINIHFKENKNGTYKTIGLFAKRARGLMVNYAIQHRITEAQDLKAFDIEDYHFHPKLSKPQDWVFSRG; encoded by the coding sequence ATGCTGATGGTTATCTCTCCTTCAAAAACGCTGGAATTTGAGGGACAGCGACACTCTATACATACCGTGCCGGTCAAGCTTGAGCAAAGTCAGCAGCTTATTCATCAACTCAGACCCTTTAGTCCCGAAGAGCTTATGCAGTTGATGGGCATCAGCAACAAGCTCGCTGATCTCAACTACGAGCGGTATCAAACCTTTCAGACGCCTTTCACGCCAGAAAATGCAAGACAGGCACTGTTTGTTTTTAAGGGGGATGTCTACAAAGGGATTGAGATTGAGAGCTATGGCGCAGATGACCTGGACTTTGCTCAAAATCATCTGCGTATTCTGTCTGGCCTTTACGGTATTCTCAAGCCCCTCGACTTGATTCAGCCCTATCGCCTGGAGATGGGAACAAAGCTTGCCAACCCGCTGGGTAAAAACCTTTATGAATTTTGGGGCACTCAAATTGCAGAGGTTCTCAATGCCGACCTTGCACAGAACCCAACGCTAGTGAACCTGGCCTCTAATGAATACTACAAAGCCATTAAACTCGATCAGCTCCAGGCCAACCCCATCAACATTCACTTTAAAGAAAATAAAAACGGCACCTATAAAACCATTGGTTTATTTGCAAAACGGGCACGAGGACTAATGGTTAACTATGCAATCCAGCATCGAATCACAGAGGCGCAGGATCTGAAAGCTTTTGATATTGAAGACTATCACTTTCACCCAAAGCTGTCTAAACCTCAAGATTGGGTCTTTAGCCGAGGCTAA
- a CDS encoding small RNA NsiR4-regulated ssr1528 family protein — protein sequence MTNSQSSTTGADAVDVAIAKGLDLDGSPIPPVKLEVYNKVMAFEAGRQRSGVTNTMRSRTVRIGAKHLPQDELNRMLVDADWAPLKEKEIAFYYGSK from the coding sequence ATGACAAATTCTCAATCTTCGACCACGGGTGCAGATGCAGTGGATGTTGCGATTGCAAAGGGCTTAGACCTAGATGGCTCCCCGATCCCACCGGTCAAGCTAGAGGTCTACAACAAAGTGATGGCGTTTGAAGCCGGACGCCAGCGCAGTGGGGTTACAAACACAATGAGATCGCGCACCGTCCGCATTGGCGCAAAGCATCTACCCCAAGATGAACTCAATCGAATGCTAGTCGATGCCGATTGGGCACCGCTAAAAGAGAAAGAGATCGCTTTTTACTACGGCAGCAAATAA